Proteins encoded together in one Anopheles darlingi chromosome 3, idAnoDarlMG_H_01, whole genome shotgun sequence window:
- the LOC125956255 gene encoding teneurin-m isoform X7 has protein sequence MSGYQQQGKSRHYPRYSLNSSDNEDSPIHRSIYAQPYNAIPCERQSNFTYRSVKRITGQSQAAESQASAATAGGGGVGGGHTTTPSSENGSSATLTDAEASLARENTLLVNNGCLLDGVPPSAPPDVPPRNPTMNRMNGRVTGNPTELGVDFEPSCLVRTPSGNVYIPSGNLAINNKGSPIDYKTGSACSTPTKDTLKSYDRNCMGPVLPPRSTMCGPPSHHYSAPLNFRKGFTLTKCTWKCTAILVILLSVILVITLLLTASNVLSISYPTTNPCTVLVDEKAEISAAKSTIADANRAAGLPGGSLDLDPSVAPGLRSKSIAADDSSLAPTSGNGGGGSSLSSSLAASTAAAGGGKVGGASAGTATATAAAGGASAAAVDCPHPTCSGHGFCADGTCICKKGWKGADCATMDQDALQCLPDCSGHGTFDLDTQTCTCEPKWSGEDCSKELCDLNCGQHGRCVGETCNCDAGWGGEYCNNKLCDPRCNEHGQCKNGTCLCVTGWNGKHCTLEGCPSGCSQHGQCHVSAELMWECRCYEGWDGVDCSVPLEQNCGDNKDNDRDGLVDCEDPECCGSHSCKTSQLCVSAPKPIDVLLRKQPPAITASFFERMKFLIDEGSLQNYAKLETFNESVFWNHFNASRSAVIRGRVVTSLNMGLVGVRVSTSTPLEGFTLTRDDGWFDLMVNGGGAITLQFGRSPFRPQTRIVQVPWNEVVIIDTVIMSTSDDKSHHGAPHTCFSHDYDLMKPVVLATWKHGFQGACPDRSAILAESQVIQESLAIPGTGLNLVYHSSRAAGYLSTIKLQLTPDTIPATLKLIYLRITIEGILFERVFEADPGIKFTYPWNRLNIYRQRVYGITTAVVKVGYQYTDCKETIWDVQTTKLSGHDMSISEVGGWNLDIHHRYNFHEGILQKGDGSNIYLKHKPRVILTAMGDGHQRALECGDCNGIATKQRLLAPVALAAAPDGSLYVGDFNYIRRIMIDGTVKTVVKLNATRVSYRYHMALSPLDGSLYVSDPESHQIIKVRNKDDAHDPEHNWEPVVGSGERCLPGDEAHCGDGGLARDAKLAYPKGVAISSDNVLYFADGTNIRMVDRDGVISTLIGNHMHKSHWKPVPCEGTLKIEEMHLRWPTELTINPLDDTLHIIDDHMILRMTPDGRVRVIAGRPMHCATTSAASASTTGTSAALSATLNYDTDLAIHATLVMPQSIAFAPSGDLYVAESDSQRINRIRVIGTDGKITSYAGAESKCNCLERGCDCYEADHYLAISAKFNTISAITVTPDGHVHIADQANYRIRSVISSLPEAGTSKEYEIYAPNAQEIYVFNRFGQHIATKNIMTGETVYSFLYNVNTSNGKLSTVTDAAGNKVFLLRDYTSQVNSIENTKGQKCRLRMTRMKMLHELSTPDNYNVTFEYHGPTGLLKTKLDSTGRSYVYNYDEFGRLTSAVTPTGKVIDLTFDLSVQGATVKVTENSQREVSMLIQGTSVVSKVGEAATKTTVQLDGGTSSVSPWGNTVSVESVPYVLLAEVDPLLGESYPVPSKQRTEINGDLSNRFEWRYFIRHVPVRGKNARTLTQVGRKLRVNGENLLTFEYEKDTSSITVSVDDKTELLNVTYDKSSRPIAYRPQSGEYADVDLEYDRFGRLTSWKWGNLKEEYTFDRAGRLNEIKYGDGSSIVYAFKDTFSSLPLKVTTPRRSDYLLQYDDAGALQSLTTPRGHIHAFSLQTSLGFFKYQYFSPINRHPFEILYNDEGQILAKIHPHQSGKVAFVHDNAGRLETILAGLSSTQYTYQESTSLVKQVEVLEPGFELRREFKYHAGLLKDEKLKFGSKSGMASAHFKYQYDGNARLSGIEMDISGKELPIMRFKYGPAQGTLDAVSDLRITRNAFNRTVVQDTSKQFFTITDFDEHGRVKSVLINIKSFDVYRLELDYDLRNRIKTHKVMVGRVTSLDKVNYNADGHVMEVVGTNSWKYVYDENGNIIGILEQGDKTNLGYDTGDRVVQVGDVEFNSYDARGYVVRRGEQKYRYNNRGQLIHAMERDRFQTWYFYDDRGRLVACHDEKGNVTQYFYANLNEPELITHIHYPKVGSTGGRTSRLLYDDRNMLIAIETGDQRYYVATDQNGSPIALFDVNGGIVKEIRRTPFGKIVKDTNPGLFVPIDFHGGLLDPNTRLVYMEKRLYDTGVGQWMTPAWEQMATEMRHPTDVFIYRFHNNDPINRRESVDGGGGAGQYMNDLRSWLTLFGYDVRKMQGSRYTRDMIYQPKAMIKSPQLAPDFGVMSGLQCIVEKVDEKIADFGFIPKPLLKMELKTRNLLPRVAYRRGVFGEGVLISRIDGRALVSVVDGSNSVVQDVVSSVFNNSYFLDLHFSIHDQDVFYFVKDNILKLRDDTEELRRLGGMFNISTHEINDHGGANGKELRLHGPDAVVIIKYGVDPEQERHRILKHAHKRAVERAWELEKQLVAAGFQGRGDWTEEEKEELISHGDVDGWIGVDIHSIHKYPQLADDPGNVAFQRDSKRKRRKSGGSSSGGGGGHKTKREHRQHETIILPLSASVAPSSTVVASSSVPTSSISSSSSSSAAAAAVTASAASMSPPAAAVVAPMTVPVTVASKAASVPATATAKTT, from the exons CAATTAACAACAAAGGATCACCGATAGACTACAAGACCGGGTCGGCCTGCTCGACCCCGACGAAGGACACGCTGAAGAGCTACGATCGCAACTGCATGGGGCCGGTACTGCCACCCCGTAGCACGATGTGCGGCCCACCGTCGCACCACTACTCGGCGCCGCTCAACTTCCGCAAGGGCTTCACCCTTACCAAATGTACATGGAAGTGTACGGCTATCTTAGTTATACTATTAAGTGTTATACTCGTTATAACATTATTATTAACAG CATCTAACGTATTAAGTATATCATATCCAACCACCAACCCCTGTACAGTTCTAGTCGACGAAAAGGCAGAAATTTCTGCAGCCAAAAGTACGATAGCGGACGCGAACCGGGCCGCCGGATTGCCGGGTGGAAGCCTTGATCTGGACCCGTCTGTTGCGCCCGGTCTtcgctcgaaatcgatcgccgCCGATGATTCCTCTCTAGCGCCAACGTCGggcaatggtggcggcggatCCTCGCTATCGTCTTCATTGGCCGCCTCAACGGCAGCTGCCGGTGGCGGCAAAGTTGGTGGCGCTTCGGCAGGAACAGCgacagccacagcagccgccggaggagcatcagcagcagcag TGGATTGTCCTCATCCGACGTGCAGTGGGCATGGTTTCTGTGCCGATGGTACGTGCATCTGCAAGAAGGGCTGGAAGGGTGCGGACTGTGCGACCATGGATCAGGATGCGCTCCAGTGTTTGCCGGATTGCTCCGGCCACGGTACGTTCGATCTCGACACGCAAACCTGCACCTGCGAACCGAAGTGGAGCGGTGAAGACTGTTCGAAGGAGCTGTGCGATTTGAACTGTGGCCAGCATGGACGGTGTGTTGGGGAAACATGTAACTGCGATGCGGGCTGGGGTGGTGAGTACTGCAACAACAAGCTGTGCGATCCGCGCTGTAACGAGCATGGCCAGTGCAAGAACGGAACCTGCCTTTGCGTTACCGGTTGGAACGGAAAGCACTGCACGCTGGAGGGATGTCCTAGCGG cTGTTCCCAACATGGCCAGTGTCATGTCAGTGCCGAGCTGATGTGGGAGTGCCGCTGCTATGAAGGCTGGGATGGAGTCGATTGTTCGGTGCCGTTGGAACAGAACTGCGGCGATAACAAGGATAATGATCGAG ATGGTCTAGTTGACTGTGAGGATCCCGAGTGCTGCGGTAGTCACTCGTGCAAAACGAGCCAACTGTGCGTTTcggcaccgaaaccgatcgatgtgctgctgcgtaAGCAGCCACCGGCCATCACGGCTTCCTTCTTCGAGCGCATGAAGTTCTTGATCGATGAAGGTAGTCTGCAGAACTACGCGAAGCTGGAAACGTTCAACGAAAG CGTTTTTTGGAATCATTTTAATGCAAG CCGATCGGCGGTGATCCGTGGCCGTGTCGTGACCTCACTGAACATGGGTTTGGTTGGTGTGCGCGTAAGCACCTCAACTCCCCTGGAAGGCTTCACACTGACGCGTGACGATGGATGGTTCGATCTGATGGTAAACGGTGGCGGAGCGATTACACTCCAGTTCGGTCGATCGCCGTTCCGTCCACAAACCCGCATCGTGCAGGTACCCTGGAACGaggtcgtcatcatcgataCGGTCATCATGTCAACTTCGGACGACAAATCGCACCATGGTGCACCGCATACCTGCTTCTCGCACGATTACGACCTTATGAAACCGGTAGTGCTCGCTACGTGGAAGCACGGATTCCAGGGTGCTTGTCCCGATCGCAGTGCGATCCTCGCGGAATCACAGGTTATCCAGGAATCGCTGGCAATCCCGGGCACCGGGCTCAATCTCGTCTACCACAGTTCACGAGCGGCCGGTTATCTGTCGACGATTAAGCTTCAGCTAACACCGGATACAATCCCGGCCACACTGAAGCTCATCTATCTGCGCATTACGATCGAGGGCATCTTGTTCGAGCGTGTGTTTGAAGCGGATCCCGGTATCAAGTTTACGTACCCCTGGAATCGACTCAACATCTACCGGCAGCGTGTGTACGGCATTACTACCGCCGTGGTCAAGGTGGGCTACCAGTACACGGATTGCAAGGAAACGATCTGGGACGTGCAGACGACGAAGCTGAGTGGGCACGATATGAGCATTTCGGAGGTTGGTGGCTGGAATCTGGACATTCACCATCGGTACAACTTCCACGAGGGTATCCTGCAGAAGGGTGACGGTTCGAACATCTATCTGAAGCACAAACCACGTGTCATCCTTACGGCCATGGGCGATGGACATCAGCGAGCGCTCGAGTGTGGTGATTGTAATGGTATCGCGACGAAGCAGCGACTACTGGCACCGGTTGCATTGGCTGCGGCCCCCGACGGTAGTCTATATGTAGGGGATTTCAACTACATTCGACGCATTATGATCGACGGTACGGTAAAGACGGTAGTGAAGCTGAACGCTACGCGCGTATCCTATCGTTACCATATGGCACTGAGTCCCCTCGATGGTTCACTGTACGTGTCCGATCCGGAATCGCATCAGATTATCAAGGTGCGCAATAAGGATGATGCGCACGATCCGGAACACAACTGGGAACCGGTGGTTGGAAGTGGCGAGAGATGTCTGCCCGGTGATGAGGCACactgtggtgatggtggtctaGCCAGGGATGCAAAGCTGGCTTACCCGAAAGGTGTAGCGATCTCATCGGACAATGTGCTGTACTTTGCCGATGGAACTAACATTCGAATGGTGGATCGCGACGGTGTGATCAGTACGCTTATCGGTAATCATATGCACAAATCGCACTGGAAACCGGTACCGTGCGAGGGTACGCTAAAGATCGAGGAGATGCATTTACGGTGGCCAACGGAACTGACGATCAATCCCCTGGACGATACGCTACATATCATCGATGATCACATGATCCTTAGGATGACTCCGGATGGACGGGTGCGTGTGATCGCCGGACGTCCGATGCATTGTGCTACGACGAGTGCTGCCAGTGCAAGCACGACCGGCACTTCCGCAGCACTTTCGGCCACGCTGAACTACGATACGGATCTAGCGATCCATGCGACGCTCGTGATGCCACAAAGTATCGCTTTCGCTCCCTCGGGTGATTTGTACGTTGCGGAAAGTGACTCACAGCGCATTAACCGTATCCGCGTGATCGGTACGGATGGGAAGATCACTTCGTACGCTGGTGCCGAATCGAAATGTAACTGCCTGGAGCGAGGTTGCGATTGTTACGAGGCTGATCACTATCTAGCGATCAGTGCCAAGTTTAACACGATCTCCGCCATCACCGTAACACCCGATGGGCATGTGCACATTGCCGATCAGGCGAACTATCGCATCCGGTCCGTCATCTCGAGCCTACCGGAGGCGGGCACCTCGAAGGAGTACGAAATCTACGCCCCGAATGCACAGGAGATCTACGTGTTTAACCGTTTCGGACAGCACATCGCTACGAAGAACATCATGACCGGCGAGACGGTCTACAGCTTCCTGTACAACGTGAACACCTCTAACGGAAAGCTGAGCACGGTGACGGATGCTGCCGGTAACAAGGTGTTCCTGCTGCGCGATTACACCTCCCAGGTGAACTCGATCGAGAACACCAAGGGCCAAAAGTGTCGCCTGCGCATGACCCGCATGAAGATGCTGCACGAACTGAGCACACCGGACAACTACAACGTGACGTTCGAGTACCACGGACCGACGGGGCTGCTGAAGACGAAGCTTGACTCAACCGGACGCTCGTACGTCTACAACTACGACGAGTTCGGTCGACTTACCTCGGCCGTTACACCTACCGGCAAGGTGATCGATCTAACGTTCGATCTAAGCGTCCAGGGAGCGACGGTGAAGGTGACAGAGAACTCACAGCGCGAAGTATCGATGCTGATCCAGGGCACCTCGGTAGTATCGAAGGTTGGTGAAGCTGCTACAAAAACGACGGTACAGCTCGATGGTGGCACTAGCAGCGTATCACCCTGGGGTAATACCGTCTCCGTCGAGTCCGTCCCTTACGTACTACTAGCGGAAGTTGATCCCCTGCTCGGTGAAAGCTACCCGGTACCATCGAAGCAACGCACCGAGATCAACGGAGATCTATCGAACCGGTTCGAGTGGCGTTACTTCATCCGCCATGTGCCAGTACGCGGCAAGAATGCCCGTACGCTGACCCAGGTGGGTCGGAAGCTGCGCGTCAACGGGGAGAATCTGCTAACGTTCGAGTACGAAAAGGATACCTCTTCGATTACCGTCTCGGTGGATGATAAGACGGAGCTGTTGAACGTAACGTACGATAAATCATCGCGACCGATCGCCTACCGGCCCCAGTCGGGCGAGTATGCGGACGTCGACCTAGAGTACGATCGGTTCGGACGGTTAACGTCGTGGAAGTGGGGCAATCTGAAGGAGGAGTACACGTTCGATCGTGCTGGACGGCTGAACGAGATCAAGTACGGTGACGGTAGCTCGATCGTGTACGCGTTTAAGGATACGTTCAGTAGCCTACCGCTGAAGGTCACGACACCACGCCGTTCGGATTATCTGCTGCAGTATGATGACGCAGGGGCGCTACAATCGCTGACGACGCCCCGTGGACACATCCATGCCTTCTCGCTACAAACTTCGCTCGGGTTCTTCAAGTATCAGTACTTCTCTCCGATTAACCGGCATCCGTTCGAGATTCTGTACAACGACGAAGGACAGATACTGGCCAAAATTCATCCGCACCAGAGTGGTAAGGTTGCGTTCGTGCATGATAACGCCGGACGGCTCGAGACGATCCTGGCCGGTCTATCATCAACGCAGTACACGTACCAGGAGAGCACGAGTTTGGTGAAGCAGGTGGAGGTACTCGAGCCTGGATTTGAGCTAAGGCGTGAGTTCAAGTACCATGCCGGTCTGCTGAAAGATGAGAAGCTAAAGTTCGGTTCCAAGAGTGGTATGGCTTCGGCACACTTCAAGTACCAGTACGATGGCAATGCACGGCTCAGCGGCATCGAGATGGACATCAGCGGAAAGGAGCTACCGATAATGCGCTTCAAGTATGGACCAGCCCAGGGTACGCTGGATGCGGTCAGTGATCTGCGCATAACCCGGAACGCCTTCAATCGAACGGTGGTGCAGGACACTTCGAAACAGTTCTTCACCATCACGGACTTTGATGAGCATGGGCGTGTGAAGAGTGTGCTGATTAACATCAAATCGTTCGACGTTTATCGATTGGAGCTGGACTACGATCTGCGTAATCGCATCAAGACGCACAAGGTGATGGTAGGCCGGGTGACGTCACTGGACAAGGTGAACTACAATGCGGACGGCCATGTGATGGAGGTAGTCGGTACGAATAGCTGGAAGTACGTGTACGATGAGAACGGTAACATTATCGGTATACTGGAGCAGGGTGATAAGACGAACCTGGGCTACGATACGGGCGATCGTGTGGTGCAGGTCGGTGACGTCGAGTTTAATAGCTACGATGCACGTGGATACGTGGTGCGCCGTGGTGAGCAAAAGTATCGCTACAACAACCGTGGCCAGTTGATACACGCGATGGAGCGCGATCGATTCCAGACCTGGTACTTCTACGACGATAGGGGCCGACTGGTGGCGTGTCATGATGAGAAGGGCAACGTTACGCAGTATTTCTACGCCAATCTGAACGAACCGGAACTGATCACACACATCCACTACCCGAAGGTGGGCTCGACCGGTGGACGTACCTCACGGTTGCTGTACGATGATCGTAATATGTTGATCGCGATTGAAACCGGCGATCAGCGGTACTACGTGGCGACGGATCAGAACGGTTCACCGATCGCACTGTTCGATGTGAACGGTGGTATCGTAAAGGAAATTCGCCGTACACCGTTCGGTAAGATCGTGAAGGACACTAATCCCGGTCTGTTCGTACCGATCGACTTCCATGGTGGACTGTTGGATCCCAATACCCGGCTCGTGTACATGGAGAAACGGTTGTACGATACGGGCGTTGGCCAATGGATGACACCGGCCTGGGAACAGATGGCAACGGAGATGCGTCATCCGACGGATGTGTTTATCTATCGTTTCCACAACAACGATCCGATCAATCGTCGCGAatcggtcgatggtggtggcggcgctgGTCAGTACATGAACGATCTACGCTCGTGGTTAACGCTGTTCGGCTACGATGTACGCAAGATGCAGGGCTCACGCTACACGCGCGATATGATCTATCAACCGAAAGCGATGATCAAATCACCGCAACTGGCCCCCGATTTCGGTGTCATGTCCGGGCTGCAGTGTATCGTCGAGAAGGTTGACGAGAAGATTGCCGATTTCGGTTTCATCCCGAAACCGCTGCTGAAGATGGAGCTGAAGACGCGCAATCTCCTTCCGCGGGTCGCTTACCGGCGCGGTGTGTTCGGAGAGGGCGTTCTGATTTCACGCATCGATGGCCGAGCGCTCGTCAGCGTGGTCGATGGTTCGAACAGTGTCGTGCAGGATGTCGTCTCGTCGGTGTTCAACAATTCGTACTTCCTCGATCTACACTTCTCGATCCACGATCAGGATGTGTTTTACTTCGTGAAGGACAACATTCTGAAGCTGCGTGACGATACGGAGGAACTGCGCCGGCTCGGTGGTATGTTTAACATCTCGACGCACGAAATCAACGATCATGGTGGAGCGAATGGAAAGGAACTGCGGCTGCACGGGCCGGATGCGGTCGTGATCATCAAGTACGGTGTGGATCCGGAGCAGGAGCGTCACCGTATACTGAAGCACGCTCACAAACGGGCCGTCGAGAGGGCCTGGGAGTTGGAGAAGCAACTGGTAGCGGCCGGATTCCAGGGACGCGGTGATTGGAccgaggaagaaaaggaagagctAATCTCGCACGGTGACGTCGATGGGTGGATCGGTGTGGACATCCACAGTATCCACAAGTACCCGCAGCTCGCGGACGATCCGGGTAATGTGGCGTTCCAGCGGGACTCGAAACGTAAACGGCGAAAGAGTGGTGGTTCctcgagcggtggtggcggcggccacaaGACGAAGCGAGAGCATCGACAACATGAAACCATCATCCTGCCACTATCCGCTTCGGTGGCTCCTTCTTCGACAGttgtcgcttcttcttccgttccAACATCTTCGatatcctcatcatcatcatcatcggcggcggcggcggcggtgacggcgagCGCTGCTTCGATGTCTCCaccagcggcggcggttgtGGCCCCGATGACAGTGCCCGTAACGGTTGCTTCCAAAGCTGCATCAGTTCCAGCCACAGCGACGGCAAAGACGACGtga